The genomic region TATTTAGGTGTTGCTATTTCGGTGGTGCCTATCATGATTGCGTTTTTCTTCTTTTCAAAACATATTGTTGGAGGATTGACAGTTGGATCGATAAAAGGATAAAGAAGGTACAATTAATATTGGAAATTAAATTGAAAGGTGGGTAAATATGTCTATTGAAGTTACAAAAAATGGTTTTATATTAAATGGGGAACTTTTGCCGATATATAGTGGTACGATGCATTATTGGCGTTTGGAGAGAGGTTTGTGGAAAGATATATTAAATAATGTAAAAAGCATGGGGTTTAAAATTGTAGAGACATATATACCATGGGGAATTCATGAGGTGGCTAGAGGGAGTTTTGATTTTGGCACTATAGAAAAAAATAAAGATATCGATACATTTTTAAAGATTTGTGAAGAACTTGGTTTGAAAGTATTGGTGAGGCCTGGCCCTCATATCAACGCAGAATTAACATATTTCGGTTATCCTAAAAGGGTTTTAATGGATCCTGAAATACAGGCAAAAACACCTCATGGTACATTATGTATGCTGACCACAGCTTCAAAACAATTTCCAGTGCCTAGTTATGCCAGTGAAAAATTTTATAAAGAAGTGGCATTATATTTTGATAGCTTAGCGCCCATATTAAAAGAGCATCTTTACCCCAAAGGCTGTATAATAGGGTTACAGGCAGACAATGAGACGTGTTACTTTTTTAAAGATAATGCCTATACAATGGACTACAGTCAAGACTCTATAAAGCTTTATCAAAATTTTCTCAAACAAAGGTATGGTAATATATCGACTTTAAATGAGAAATATGGTACTAACTATAAAGATTTTATGCAAGTATATCCTCCTATAGAGTTTAATGCTCAACACAAAAGAGAATTACCTTATTATTTCGACTGGATAAGGTACAAGGAATACCAGATTATATATTCTCTGAGGCGTATAGCCAGGATGTGGAAGGATAGAGGCATAGATGTTCCAGTTTACCACAATGCTGCTTACCAGTACTGGACTCCTATGGATGTTGTCTCAGCAGAAGATACTGAAGAGATAGATGTATATGGTATAGATAGGTATCCTAATAGAGAAGATTATCATGACTATAAAAAGATGGTCAAATATTTAGCTGGCACCAGTAAAATGCCTTTTATACCTGAGTTTGGTTCAGGAGTATGGTATTCGTTTCCCAAGACGTTTTTGCCCGAT from Caldanaerobius fijiensis DSM 17918 harbors:
- a CDS encoding beta-galactosidase codes for the protein MSIEVTKNGFILNGELLPIYSGTMHYWRLERGLWKDILNNVKSMGFKIVETYIPWGIHEVARGSFDFGTIEKNKDIDTFLKICEELGLKVLVRPGPHINAELTYFGYPKRVLMDPEIQAKTPHGTLCMLTTASKQFPVPSYASEKFYKEVALYFDSLAPILKEHLYPKGCIIGLQADNETCYFFKDNAYTMDYSQDSIKLYQNFLKQRYGNISTLNEKYGTNYKDFMQVYPPIEFNAQHKRELPYYFDWIRYKEYQIIYSLRRIARMWKDRGIDVPVYHNAAYQYWTPMDVVSAEDTEEIDVYGIDRYPNREDYHDYKKMVKYLAGTSKMPFIPEFGSGVWYSFPKTFLPDEEEFTTMSVFMHGIKAINFYMIVERDRWQGSPVTRDNRIRKKYYSFYKDFCTFMSKYEFYKYEKVRSIVLMRDYDYGRFLAMHNSYNLNDFVDIYGGISIPKELFKSSNYFDFKYIDTKDKHPAHNAWLENIGILLDKNNYDYDITDTHLHIENMERYTLIILSSYDFMDESVQQKIIQYAEKGGVVVMGPGLPYLNTDMECTSYFRGITKGENVVGTGKIYYINNYEDIIEIIEKLDIKREYILSNSKLELSLFRSPDKTNELLFIANPTEKEVTSKLYFNGFRKFKNAWKAEDVKGNRQIEIRLKPYSIKVWEVEK